Proteins from a genomic interval of Diprion similis isolate iyDipSimi1 chromosome 10, iyDipSimi1.1, whole genome shotgun sequence:
- the LOC124411244 gene encoding phenylalanine--tRNA ligase alpha subunit isoform X1 — protein sequence MASELAEKVLEHLSKHGDGVSTLDLAEIFGEDHQKVIGAVKSLQTLENVISVEQLNKKNWALTQEGQQVAENGSHEAAVFNAVPNGGVAQTEIMKTVPNAKVGFSKALVAGWIELDKSSGAPIVRRKVPSITDTIQLHLKNVASIPDNVKNDYKKRKLLQEVVTKIMVLSKGPQFVTKIEKLEADLTSDLLANDSWKEKKFKPYNFDALGVALDVGHLHPLLKVRAEFRKIFLEMGFSEMPTNNFVESSFWNFDALFQPQQHPARDAHDTFFISEPRTSSNFPKNYLEKVKKVHSEGGYGSQGYRYEWKIEEAQKNLLRTHTTAVSARMLYNLMQQGEFKPVRYFSIDRVFRNETLDATHLAEFHQVEGVVADYNLTLGDLIGTLYEFFKKLGITQLEFKPAYNPYTEPSMEIFCFHNGLGKWIEIGNSGIFRPEMLLPMGLPENVNVIAWGLSLERPTMIKYGLNNIRDLVGPKVDLQMVHNNPICRLEKNGPRILKSKYTAEQLEERLDKILLELEQLQKELPRGGRLTKKFEKKNFVIFCDPSRPIYSLEALLSLISEFHSVFVSTYTHSNVTVFPQELKDFCSKFKKATNADTADITVTIVWKIVGIDPILKISQNHEIVGEVNIARYLNRSIEAERSNVLEYETGLAAHADKIDSALDKIHGIIHSATRHKLDTMQIKSKTGYIIGNKLSIVDIVWNSVKKYHPK from the exons ATGGCTAGCGAGTTAGCGGAGAAAGTACTTGAACATTTATCAAAGCATGGTGATGGAGTGAGCACTTTGGATCTGGCTGAGATATTTGGCGAAGATCATCAGAAAGTGATCGGCGCTGTTAAGAGTCTTCAAACCCTCGAAAAT GTTATTTCAGTTGAACAATTGAATAAGAAGAACTGGGCACTGACGCAGGAGGGTCAGCAAGTCGCTGAAAATGGGAGCCACGAGGCTGCAGTCTTTAATGCTGTGCCAAACGGCGGTGTGGCGCAAACAGAGATTATGAAAACTGTACCCAATGCTAAGGTGGGATTTTCAAAGGCGTTGGTAGCCGGCTGGATCGAGCTGGACAAGAGCAGCGGAGCTCCAATTGTCAGGCGAAAAGTACCTTCCATAACGGACACAATTCAGTTACACTTGAAAAATGTTGCCAGTATCCCGGACAATGTTAAAAATGATTACAAGAAGAGAAAACTCCTGCAGGAAGT GGTAACAAAGATAATGGTTTTGTCAAAAGGACCACAATTTGTGACTAAAATTGAGAAACTGGAAGCGGATCTTACGTCAGATTTATTGGCAAATGACTCttggaaggaaaagaaattcaagcctTACAATTTCGATGCTCTTGGTGTGGCGCTTGACGTCGGTCATCTGCACCCGCTTCTTAAAGTCAGAGCTGAATTCAGAAAGATTTTCCTCGAAATGGG ATTCTCCGAAATGCCTACAAACAATTTTGTTGAGAGTTCATTCTGGAATTTCGATGCGCTGTTTCAGCCACAACAACACCCCGCGCGAGATGCACATGatacttttttcatatctG AACCGAGGACTAGCTCAAATTTTCCAAAGAATTACTTGGAGAAGGTAAAGAAAGTGCACAGCGAAGGCGGCTATGGATCGCAAGGGTATCGATATGaatggaaaattgaggaagcTCAGAAGAATTTACTCAGGACCCATACAACAGCTGTTAGTGCCAGAATGCTCTACAATCTCATGCAACAA ggTGAATTTAAGCCTGTACGATACTTTAGTATCGACAGAGTATTCAGGAACGAGACACTCGATGCCACGCATTTGGCTGAGTTTCATCAGGTTGAAGGCGTAGTCGCAGACTACAATCTCACACTGGGTGATCTAATAGGAACACTCTACGAGTTCTTCAAAAAACTCGGCATCACTCAACTGGAATTCAAGCCGGCATACAATCCATACACCGAACCGAGCATGGAGATATTCTGCTTCCATAATGGTCTGGGAAAGTGGATAGAGATTGGAAACAGCGGAATTTTCAGACCTGAGATGCTGCTGCCGATGGGGTTGCCCGAAAATGTTAATGTTATTGCATGGGGTCTGTCTTTGGAAAG GCCTACGATGATCAAGTACGGATTGAATAATATTCGTGATCTAGTCGGACCAAAAGTGGACCTGCAAATGGTGCATAACAATCCGATATGTCGTCTTGAGAA GAATGGGCCAAGGATATTGAAGTCAAAATATACGGCAGAACAGTTGGAAGAACGTTTGGATAAAATTCTCTTGGAACTAGAACAGTTACAGAAGGAATTGCCGAGAGGTGGGcgcttgacaaaaaaatttgagaaaaaaaatttcgtaatatTCTGCGACCCTAGTCGACCAATATATTCCTTAGAAGCTCTACTCAGTTTGATCAGCGAATTTCATAGTGTATTCGTTTCTACGTACACCCATTCTAACGTTACAGTATTTCCTCAAGAGCTGAAAGATTTTTGTTCGAAGTTTAAGAAAGCTACGAATGCTGATACCGCCGACATCACCGTAACGATCGTTTGGAAGATCGTGGGTATCGacccaattttgaaaattagtcaGAATCATGAAATTGTTGGCGAAGTCAACATAGCTCGGTATTTGAATCGGTCCATTGAAGCTGAACGCAGCAACGTCTTGGAATACGAGACAGGCTTAGCTGCTCACGCTGACAAAATAGACTCGGCATTAGACAAAATACATGGTATCATACACAGTGCCACAAGACACAAGCTAGACACTATgcaaattaaatcaaaaaccgGATATATAATCGGTAACAAACTTTCAATTGTTGACATCGTTTGGAACTCTGTAAAAAAGTATCATCCTAAATAG
- the LOC124411241 gene encoding transcription initiation factor TFIID subunit 3-like produces the protein MAAEYSRNVLRVVVAQICQTIGWHSINSTPLEFLVDLMQEYLTRTAKLTHQYAEVLGKTEPNLDDLGLAFQHMNIDIQELAEYVKNVDSVPCAVEVPKFPVPRESHMNFLKPGSREVVTRPVHVHEHLPAMYPDTEDEYPSTKSENPSETTPEVTSLNGSPPGGSANVSPQSTSPQVVFKRPGDPVSLESPIAKRPRVVEEGRPLREIHSVMMTTSGFLSPAREGKLPEARTPQQARSDSPSPSSYPMVPPELKCEKKPKKIVNKKSGEDKKLDKENKKKDRAKELFKPDKIDDSKVKKLAGMKELAKLKALKPGGGKGQTGIAGPSARPSTPKLSPPKPAGSPKPPKVVQPKTKVEKSEPISSGVVQERKEEKVDKLPSEPDKQKLNIFKKISKPRDDKEKETPEIKHKDLDSRESSPGLIIDENIEKLNRKNDVEVKTEEKKTPHTPDVHVQPDSGDPTGLQSPSSDIYMFDDMSPPGTPSTPKTPELNVPVVTDQKKKRKEKGKKKETKLKSPKQCISPKKIKMSNDLVEPDTPERPKTPQAPEPPLREMGLPPTMPFPFFPTFPPAPGLIPPPMGHPLFPRFPLPLGRGAPHPAMPNLPLPPRFIGLNAKVDDFPPPKPKPSEREKPLPIPTMPSLPIPPAKPEKPEKEKPEKVPKISKHDKELLAQPIAPTLQPSNLVLPIINNNFVSNPSLLTPKSPKVDKIDKKLKEHKKEKKDKLKKKKEKKEKHKEKGEKNKEKKEKSEKKEKAEKIKEKREKKEKRKDKDKEDKAEGVPKITLKLGPASPRPPTPDTTPLTKITIKPLLKKPDDEVKREPSPELAKISALITRPPKQKSTSKRMEDGLLDASPTFSSDINVTAHISSATTPRAKKSLFKTLPPRESSVLSYSETPDIPSPPLPQQRAAFYFDQEGRQVWICPACGNQDDGTPMIGCDDCDAWYHWVCVGMQVPPAKNEDWYCRLCIAKKQELHHDKKKKKRKKKVKVTA, from the exons atggcAGCGGAATACAGCAGAAACGTATTGAGAGTAGTGGTGGCTCAAATATGTCAAACGATCGGATGGCACTCAATAAATTCTACGCCGTTGGAATTCTTGGTCGATCTCATGCAGGAATACCTAACGAGGACAGCTAAATTGACTCACCAATATGCCGAAGTCT TGGGAAAAACTGAACCGAACCTCGATGATCTTGGATTAGCCTTTCAGCACATGAATATAGACATTCAAGAACTAGCAGAATAcgttaaaaatgttgattcaGTCCCGTGCGCAGTCGAGGTACCTAAATTTCCTGTACCTCGCGAAAGtcatatgaattttttgaagccAGGAAGCAGAGAGGTCGTTACTAGACCTGTTCACGTTCACGAACACTTGCCAGCTATGTACCCTGACACAGAAG ATGAATATCCTTCAACTAAGTCTGAAAACCCATCTGAAACAACTCCAGAAGTTACGTCTTTGAACGGTTCTCCACCCGGTGGATCAGCGAACGTATCGCCACAAAGTACTTCGCCGCAAGTGGTTTTCAAACGCCCTGGCGATCCAGTGTCTCTTGAGAGTCCGATAGCTAAAAGACCAAGAGTAGTTGAGGAAGGTAGACCGCTGCGCGAGATTCACAGCGTGATGATGACTACTTCGGGGTTTTTGTCTCCTGCTAGGGAAGGAAAACTTCCGGAAGCTCGAACACCTCAGCAAGCTCGATCAGATTCTCCGTCGCCAAGCTCATATCCGATGGTTCCCCCTGAATTGAAGTGCGAGAAAAAGccaaagaaaattgtaaataagaaGAGTGGAGAAGATAAGAAACtcgataaagaaaataagaagaaggaCAGAGCAAAGGAGCTCTTTAAACCAGATAAAATTGATGATAGTAAAGTTAAGAAATTAGCTGGCATGAAGGAGCTTGCCAAATTGAAAGCCCTCAAGCCAGGTGGCGGCAAGGGCCAAACAGGGATAGCTGGTCCCTCAGCGCGGCCCTCGACACCTAAACTTTCGCCCCCAAAACCCGCCGGGAGTCCGAAGCCTCCTAAAGTTGTGCAGCCAAAAACAAAGGTAGAAAAATCTGAACCAATAAGCAGTGGCGTGGTGcaagaaaggaaagaagagaagGTAGACAAGTTGCCGTCCGAGCCTGACAAGCAGAAgctcaatattttcaagaaaatctcAAAGCCCCGCGACGATAAGGAGAAGGAAACTCCAGAGATTAAGCACAAGGATTTGGACTCGCGTGAAAGTTCGCCAGGTTTGATAATCGACGAGAATATCGAGAAGCTGAACAGAAAAAATGACGTGGAGGTGAAAACTGAGGAGAAGAAGACGCCCCATACACCTGATGTACATGTACAACCTGATTCCGGGGATCCAACTGGTCTTCAAAGCCCGTCCTCTGACATCTACATGTTCGATGACATGTCGCCACCGGGCACTCCTAGTACACCAAAAACTCCCGAACTTAACGTACCTGTGGTTACGGatcagaaaaagaaacggaaagagaagggaaagaaaaaggaaactaAATTAAAAAGTCCCAAGCAATGCATTAGTccaaaaaag aTCAAAATGTCTAACGATTTGGTGGAGCCGGATACACCGGAGAGGCCAAAGACTCCGCAGGCACCAGAACCACCACTTAGAGAAATGGGACTGCCTCCGACAATGCCGTTTCCATTTTTCCCAACTTTTCCACCAGCTCCTGGTCTTATCCCACCTCCCATGGGTCACCCATTGTTTCCGAGGTTTCCTCTTCCGCTGGGCAGAGGAGCGCCGCATCCTGCAATGCCCAACTTACCGTTGCCCCCAAGATTCATTGGACTGAATGCGAAAGTGGACGACTTTCCACCTCCGAAACCTAAGCCTTCTGAACGAGAGAAACCGCTGCCTATACCAACGATGCCCAGCTTACCTATTCCGCCAGCTAAGCCCGAAAAACCCGAAAAAGAGAAACCGGAAAAGGTCCCAAAAATCTCTAAACATGACAAGGAGTTGTTGGCTCAACCCATCGCCCCAACCCTGCAACCTTCGAATCTAGTTTTacctataataaataataattttgtgagCAATCCCTCTTTGCTTACACCAAAGAGcccaaaagttgataaaattgaCAAG AAATTGAAAGAgcacaagaaagaaaagaaagataagcttaaaaagaagaaagagaagaaagagaagcaTAAAGAAAAGGGAGAGAagaataaggagaaaaaagaaaagagcgagaaaaaggaaaaagctGAGAAGATTAAGGAAaagcgagagaaaaaagaaaaacgcaaAGACAAAGAC AAAGAGGATAAAGCCGAAGGTGTGCCTAAAATCACGCTGAAACTGGGTCCAGCATCTCCTAGACCACCCACACCTGATACGACACCTTTAACGAAAAT aaCGATAAAACCGCTGCTGAAGAAACCTGACGACGAAGTTAAACGCGAACCAAGTCCAGAATTGGCTAAGATATCGGCGTTGATAACTCGGCCACCAAAGCAGAAGTCAACAAGTAAGAGAATGGAGGATGGGCTTTTAGACGCCAGCCCTACCTTTTCTTCTGATATCAATGTTACGGCCCATATTTCCTCAGCTACGACACCTCGGGCTAAAAAATCCCTATTCAAAACACTTCCACCCAGAGAATCGTCAGTTTTATCCTATTCCGAAACACCCGATATTCCAAGTCCTCCATTGCCTCAACAACGAGCAGCGTTTTACTTC GATCAAGAGGGAAGACAAGTATGGATATGTCCCGCGTGTGGAAACCAGGACGATGGTACTCCTATGATCGGATGCGACGATTGCGACGCTTGGTATCATTG ggtTTGCGTAGGCATGCAAGTACCTCCGGCAAAGAACGAGGATTGGTATTGTCGTTTGTGCATAGCTAAAAAGCAAGAGCTTCATCatgacaagaagaagaagaagcgtaagaaaaaagtgaaggTGACTGCCTAG
- the LOC124411244 gene encoding phenylalanine--tRNA ligase alpha subunit isoform X2 — protein sequence MKTVPNAKVGFSKALVAGWIELDKSSGAPIVRRKVPSITDTIQLHLKNVASIPDNVKNDYKKRKLLQEVVTKIMVLSKGPQFVTKIEKLEADLTSDLLANDSWKEKKFKPYNFDALGVALDVGHLHPLLKVRAEFRKIFLEMGFSEMPTNNFVESSFWNFDALFQPQQHPARDAHDTFFISEPRTSSNFPKNYLEKVKKVHSEGGYGSQGYRYEWKIEEAQKNLLRTHTTAVSARMLYNLMQQGEFKPVRYFSIDRVFRNETLDATHLAEFHQVEGVVADYNLTLGDLIGTLYEFFKKLGITQLEFKPAYNPYTEPSMEIFCFHNGLGKWIEIGNSGIFRPEMLLPMGLPENVNVIAWGLSLERPTMIKYGLNNIRDLVGPKVDLQMVHNNPICRLEKNGPRILKSKYTAEQLEERLDKILLELEQLQKELPRGGRLTKKFEKKNFVIFCDPSRPIYSLEALLSLISEFHSVFVSTYTHSNVTVFPQELKDFCSKFKKATNADTADITVTIVWKIVGIDPILKISQNHEIVGEVNIARYLNRSIEAERSNVLEYETGLAAHADKIDSALDKIHGIIHSATRHKLDTMQIKSKTGYIIGNKLSIVDIVWNSVKKYHPK from the exons ATGAAAACTGTACCCAATGCTAAGGTGGGATTTTCAAAGGCGTTGGTAGCCGGCTGGATCGAGCTGGACAAGAGCAGCGGAGCTCCAATTGTCAGGCGAAAAGTACCTTCCATAACGGACACAATTCAGTTACACTTGAAAAATGTTGCCAGTATCCCGGACAATGTTAAAAATGATTACAAGAAGAGAAAACTCCTGCAGGAAGT GGTAACAAAGATAATGGTTTTGTCAAAAGGACCACAATTTGTGACTAAAATTGAGAAACTGGAAGCGGATCTTACGTCAGATTTATTGGCAAATGACTCttggaaggaaaagaaattcaagcctTACAATTTCGATGCTCTTGGTGTGGCGCTTGACGTCGGTCATCTGCACCCGCTTCTTAAAGTCAGAGCTGAATTCAGAAAGATTTTCCTCGAAATGGG ATTCTCCGAAATGCCTACAAACAATTTTGTTGAGAGTTCATTCTGGAATTTCGATGCGCTGTTTCAGCCACAACAACACCCCGCGCGAGATGCACATGatacttttttcatatctG AACCGAGGACTAGCTCAAATTTTCCAAAGAATTACTTGGAGAAGGTAAAGAAAGTGCACAGCGAAGGCGGCTATGGATCGCAAGGGTATCGATATGaatggaaaattgaggaagcTCAGAAGAATTTACTCAGGACCCATACAACAGCTGTTAGTGCCAGAATGCTCTACAATCTCATGCAACAA ggTGAATTTAAGCCTGTACGATACTTTAGTATCGACAGAGTATTCAGGAACGAGACACTCGATGCCACGCATTTGGCTGAGTTTCATCAGGTTGAAGGCGTAGTCGCAGACTACAATCTCACACTGGGTGATCTAATAGGAACACTCTACGAGTTCTTCAAAAAACTCGGCATCACTCAACTGGAATTCAAGCCGGCATACAATCCATACACCGAACCGAGCATGGAGATATTCTGCTTCCATAATGGTCTGGGAAAGTGGATAGAGATTGGAAACAGCGGAATTTTCAGACCTGAGATGCTGCTGCCGATGGGGTTGCCCGAAAATGTTAATGTTATTGCATGGGGTCTGTCTTTGGAAAG GCCTACGATGATCAAGTACGGATTGAATAATATTCGTGATCTAGTCGGACCAAAAGTGGACCTGCAAATGGTGCATAACAATCCGATATGTCGTCTTGAGAA GAATGGGCCAAGGATATTGAAGTCAAAATATACGGCAGAACAGTTGGAAGAACGTTTGGATAAAATTCTCTTGGAACTAGAACAGTTACAGAAGGAATTGCCGAGAGGTGGGcgcttgacaaaaaaatttgagaaaaaaaatttcgtaatatTCTGCGACCCTAGTCGACCAATATATTCCTTAGAAGCTCTACTCAGTTTGATCAGCGAATTTCATAGTGTATTCGTTTCTACGTACACCCATTCTAACGTTACAGTATTTCCTCAAGAGCTGAAAGATTTTTGTTCGAAGTTTAAGAAAGCTACGAATGCTGATACCGCCGACATCACCGTAACGATCGTTTGGAAGATCGTGGGTATCGacccaattttgaaaattagtcaGAATCATGAAATTGTTGGCGAAGTCAACATAGCTCGGTATTTGAATCGGTCCATTGAAGCTGAACGCAGCAACGTCTTGGAATACGAGACAGGCTTAGCTGCTCACGCTGACAAAATAGACTCGGCATTAGACAAAATACATGGTATCATACACAGTGCCACAAGACACAAGCTAGACACTATgcaaattaaatcaaaaaccgGATATATAATCGGTAACAAACTTTCAATTGTTGACATCGTTTGGAACTCTGTAAAAAAGTATCATCCTAAATAG
- the LOC124411240 gene encoding protein Daple, whose amino-acid sequence MATSSVEDFLSGPLVTWFTSCLKEPDALVNYEDLVDGVALHDVFLQINPEPMHDGVVPSVRNPAIRTKNLNAIIGNIKQFYEDELSHLVLVLPDAVKLGKEPETAIGEIKLLLLLLLGCAVQCPNKEKFITKIKDMAVDVQLAIVDCIKQVTDDQNIVITQESMENVNMGVLFNQIKRLVHDRDLYYEKWKTSATTENADNGESAISIEIEEMNKLHQVNSIVKSERSNNHHHAVELADWKSKVRKQRQELEEKTEGLLECREELEHTKAALAKLRQENQELMHEARTAKSYRDELDAVIERAERADRLEIEVARYKEKLADIEFYKTRIEEIREDNRVLMETREMLEEQLMTTRRRSDKVPELESEIIKYKQLLNDASLEREADKERYLEICDENAQLRCITKGNLTETSISPSMSDSEEPATADNSLSEQLTNNAQTRALKLELENRRLVTLIDSLQENSFHESSTRVLELEKEKKKLTLKINSLNDNCERLTQQNADLERICRDALEENKKLQDSLNNKRALFDKQQVENQSLSTKISDLERNYELVVKEKQRIQSLQESAQRRAEDLERSLDLVNQKLDELKNTESKLSDMVLKCTELETKLLNLERDKENAQRDVNKYRLTIEDKDIALDKAANEIEIANKTIDELKQEVDDYNSQISRLRDIERSSKELDSRAAIDRETLEALQSDLVAEKLNTQHLSTVLEKFGVNINMLLSLPTDTIIETIAQVPEVINSVKKFVAIEIPPIDNSSDSNRSSNANDIDTITEQNRLQNTVETLEIESKKLRGELTASHAMSDNLLAEKAKLQVNITTLQSQNTSLTTQHTALQLANSQLVAEKEELLKERTSQESIHSQLVNDQIALQILHEGLNNEYEKLLVEREVVKSTLRDVKNEARALRETCQSLEAKNKALQAERETLISNTKSLSNLRGEHSKLKDDFRNLFTATEKLKSEYRNLQEDYKNNKMETNRLSLKQTETNGELVLKDERCAYLEFELSKLNQRCEMLLQMNSGLDNDRRSLMDHVSLLLSQYHELLTHSLDDKEHYHMEEKLFTDKVNNLCRQKEKLEEKIMEHYRKLESCSMKKKGFGASFVRRVRKAGSELLNKNRRSWADDTKQLDGKAYESESGGNDSDASAEDIRPIRGKKGTNSEQPDPTELRSDPLLLGYPGTRRTVYYTDEIPTSTTTLDDQRVADPGKRLEGDERNRNGQIDSNTNPDLDAQNSKHPVLIYNKVSAVINESKNISTTEKDIPANIPEPVGERLSEKDAKAASVWYEYGCV is encoded by the exons ATGGCAACGTCAAGTGTTGAAGACTTCTTATCCGGCCCTCTCGTCACTTGG TTCACAAGCTGCCTTAAGGAACCCGATGCTCTTGTCAACTACGAAGATTTGGTCGACGGAGTTGCACTGCACGATGTCTTCCTACAAAT AAACCCAGAGCCTATGCACGACGGGGTTGTACCGAGTGTTAGAAATCCAGCGATCAGAACAAAGAATTTAAACGCAATCATTGGAAACATTAAGCAATTTTACGAGGATGAATTGAGTCACCTTGTTTTAGTGTTACCTGACGCTGTCAAGTTGGGAAAGGAGCCCGAAACTGCCATTGGAGAAATCAAGTTACTCCTGTTACTTCTACTGGGATGTGCAGTTCAATGTCccaacaaagaaaaattcatcactAAGATTAAAGACATGGCTGTAGACGTTCAACTTGCCATTGTCGACTGCATAAAACAG GTCACAGATGATCAGAATATTGTGATCACTCAAGAGTCAATGGAGAATGTTAACATGGGTGTTTTGTTTAATCAAATTAAGAGGTTGGTTCACGATCGAGATCTATATTACGAG AAATGGAAAACCTCAGCGACAACTGAAAATGCAGACAACGGTGAATCAGCTATAAGCATTGAAATTGAGGAAATGAACAAGCTGCATCAAGTAAACAGTATCGTAAAATCTGAGAGAAGCAACAATCATCATCATGCCGTTGAATTGGCAGATTGGaaatcaaaagttagaaaGCAGCGACAAGAACT GGAAGAAAAAACTGAGGGCTTGCTTGAGTGCAGAGAAGAATTAGAACACACAAAAGCTGCACTAGCAAAACTCAGGCAAGAG aatcAAGAACTCATGCATGAAGCGCGCACAGCAAAATCATACAGAGACGAGTTAGATGCGGTTATTGAGCGAGCCGAGCGAGCTGATCGGCTTGAAATAGAGGTGGCCAGATATAAGGAGAAATTGgcagatattgaattttacaaaactaGAATCGAAGAGATACGTGAAGACAATAG GGTATTAATGGAGACCAGAGAAATGCTGGAGGAGCAGTTGATGACGACAAGAAGGCGTTCGGACAAAGTTCCAGAGTTAGAatcagaaataataaagtacAAGCAGCTTCTCAATGATGCGTCTTTG GAACGAGAGGCCGACAAGGAGAGATACCTAGAAATTTGCGATGAAAATGCGCAGCTACGATGTATAACAAAAGGAAATCTGACCGAAACTTCGATATCACCATCTATGAGTGACTCGGAGGAGCCAG CAACAGCAGACAACAGCCTCTCCGAGCAGCTAACAAACAATGCGCAAACTCGAGCTTTGAAATTAGAGTTGGAAAATCGGCGTTTGGTAACACTGATTGATTCGCTTCAAGAGAATTCATTCCACGAAAGTTCTACGAGGGTTTTAgagttggaaaaagaaaagaaaaaattgactctgaaaataaattcgttaAACGATAACTGTGAACGATTAACCCAGCAAAATGCGGATCTTGAAAGAATATGTAGAGATGCTCTGgaggagaataaaaaactCCAAGACTCTTTAAATAACAAACGTGCGCTGTTCGACAAACAGCAAGTAGAAAATCAG TCCCTGTCTACGAAAATCTCGGATTTGGAAAGGAATTATGAGTTGgtggtgaaagaaaaacagcGTATTCAATCGCTCCAAGAAAGCGCACAGAGGCGAGCCGAAGACTTGGAGCGATCTCTGGATTTGGTGAATCAAAAATTAGATGAGCTGAAGAACACTGAGAGCAAATTATCAGATATGGTGCTAAAATGTACTGAACTTGAAACTAAGCTTCTAAACTTGGAAAGAGACAAAGAAAATGCTCAGCGTGACGTCAATAAGTATCGACTAACCATAGAA GATAAAGACATCGCACTTGATAAAGCTGCGAATGAGATTGAAATTGCGAACAAAACAATCGACGAATTGAAGCAAGAAGTTGACGATTATAATTCTCAAATTTCTAG GCTACGGGATATCGAAAGATCCAGTAAAGAGCTGGATTCCAGAGCTGCAATTGATAGGGAAACCCTGGAAGCGTTGCAATCTGATTTggttgcagaaaaattgaatacccAGCATCTATCAACTGTCTTAGAAAAGTTCGGAGTTAATATTAATATGCTGTTGTCTCTGCCTACAGATACTATAATAGAAAC GATCGCACAAGTTCCAGAAGTTATAAACagtgttaaaaaattcgtcGCTATCGAAATTCCACCGATTGACAATAGCTCAGACAGCAACAGGTCTTCCAACGCAAATGATATCGACACAATCACTGAACAAAATCGCTTGCAAAATACCGTGGAGACATTAGAG ATCGAGAGCAAAAAGCTTCGTGGTGAGTTAACAGCCTCGCACGCGATGTCAGATAATCTTTTGGCAGAGAAGGCTAAGCTTCAAGTAAATATAACGACACTGCAGTCTCAGAATACTTCACTGACTACCCAGCATACGGCTTTGCAATTAGCTAACTCACAACTTGTCGCTGAGAAAGAGGAg CTATTGAAAGAACGTACATCGCAGGAAAGCATTCATTCTCAACTGGTCAATGATCAAATAGCTCTGCAGATTCTCCACGAAGGGCTTAACAACGAGTATGAGAAATTGCTAGTTGAACGTGAAGTGGTGAAGTCAACGCTTCGGGATGTTAAAAATGAGGCCAGGGCATTAAGAGAGACCTGCCAAAGTCttgaagcaaaaaataaaGCATTGCAAGCGGAAAGGGAAACGCTTATTAGTAATACTAAGAGCTTAAGCAATCTCCGAGGAGAACATTCAAAACTTAAG GATGACTTCAGAAATCTTTTCACAGCTACGGAAAAACTTAAATCCGAATACAGGAATTTGCAGGAAGATTACAAGAACAACAAGATGGAAACGAATCGGCTGAGTCTCAAGCAAACGGAAACCAATGGCGAATTGGTTCTTAAAGACGAGAGGTGTGCTTATCTAGAATTTGAACTGAGCAAGTTGAACCAGCGCTGCGAA atGTTATTGCAAATGAATTCGGGATTAGACAATGACAGGCGTTCGCTCATGGATCATGTCAGTTTGCTTTTGAGCCAATATCACGAGCTGCTGACCCATTCTTTGGACGATAAGGAACACTATcatatggaagaaaaattgttcac GGACAAGGTAAACAATCTTTGTCGACAGAAGGAGAAacttgaggaaaaaataatggagCATTACCGCAAGCTTGAAAGTTGTTCGATGAAAAA GAAAGGATTTGGTGCTAGTTTTGTCAGGAGAGTGAGAAAAGCCGGATCCGAGCTCTTGaacaag AATCGTAGATCTTGGGCCGACGACACTAAACAGTTGGATGGCAAAGCATACGAGTCTGAATCTGGTGGAAACGATTCCGACGCTAGTGCAGAAGACATTAGACCGATAAGAGGTAAAAAAGGCACCAATTCAGAACAGCCAGATCCGACGGAGCTGAGAAGTGATCCCTTGCTGCTAGGCTATCCGGGAACTCGGAGAACAGTTTACTACACGGATGAAATTCCGACAAGCACAACGACGCTGGAT GATCAACGAGTAGCTGATCCAGGGAAGAGATTGGAAGGAGATGAGCGAAACAGAAACGgccaaatcgattcgaatacAAATCCAGATTTAGACGCGCAGAACAGTAAACATCCAGTATTGATTTACAACAAAGTATCAGCGGTGATAaacgaatcgaaaaatatttctacaacGGAAAAAGATATTCCCGCCAATATTCCTGAACCTGTGGGTGAAAGATTATCCGAAAAAGATGCCAAAGCTGCTTCCGTTTGGTACGAATACGGATGTGTATAA